In Kitasatospora sp. NA04385, a single genomic region encodes these proteins:
- a CDS encoding PPOX class F420-dependent oxidoreductase translates to MADTALDRLAAGKYLLITSYKKDGTGVPTPVWVVRDGDALGAWTTAHSWKVKRIRRRADVLVGPCDVRGNPRGEALPARAEIADAETTERYRRLLARKYGLVGRLTLLGSRLRRGRTGTVGLTLRLT, encoded by the coding sequence ATGGCCGACACCGCGCTGGACCGGCTCGCCGCCGGCAAGTACCTGCTGATCACCAGTTACAAGAAGGACGGCACCGGCGTGCCCACCCCCGTCTGGGTGGTCCGGGACGGCGACGCGCTCGGGGCGTGGACCACCGCGCACTCCTGGAAGGTCAAGCGGATCCGGCGGCGCGCCGACGTCCTGGTCGGCCCGTGCGACGTGCGCGGCAACCCGCGCGGCGAGGCGCTGCCCGCGCGCGCCGAGATCGCCGACGCCGAGACCACCGAGCGCTACCGGCGGCTGCTCGCCCGCAAGTACGGGCTGGTCGGGCGGCTCACCCTGCTCGGCAGCCGGCTGCGCCGCGGCCGGACGGGCACGGTCGGCCTCACCCTGCGGCTCACCTAG
- a CDS encoding SGNH/GDSL hydrolase family protein: MRQYRAMVAVGDSFTEGMCDDVLPDGHFRGWADRVAAALAAEAGSAGFRYANLAVRGKLIGQIRAEQVGPAAATDADLVTLAGGLNDVLRPGCDVAQVERLLGECVRGLLAEGRTVVLFTSTDPTRRMAGSRRLLPAILRMKAYVEGLVREHPGQVVLVDLFSAPVFDDRRLWAEDRLHLSPEGHRRVALAVLEALGRPADRDWRAPLAEPDTRTRGRKAREDVRWLGTHVGPWIGRRLRGRSSGDGRPAKRPDLLPYGG; this comes from the coding sequence GTGCGGCAGTACCGGGCGATGGTGGCGGTGGGCGACTCGTTCACGGAGGGGATGTGCGACGACGTCCTGCCCGACGGGCACTTCCGCGGGTGGGCGGACCGGGTCGCGGCCGCACTGGCCGCCGAGGCCGGGTCGGCCGGCTTCCGGTACGCCAACCTGGCGGTGCGCGGGAAGCTGATCGGCCAGATCCGCGCCGAGCAGGTCGGCCCGGCCGCCGCCACCGACGCCGACCTGGTGACGCTGGCGGGCGGCCTGAACGACGTGCTGCGCCCGGGCTGCGACGTCGCGCAGGTCGAGCGGCTGCTCGGCGAGTGCGTCCGCGGCCTGCTCGCCGAGGGCCGCACCGTGGTGCTGTTCACCTCCACCGACCCGACCCGCCGGATGGCCGGAAGCCGCCGGCTGCTACCCGCGATCCTGCGGATGAAGGCGTACGTGGAGGGCCTGGTGCGCGAGCACCCGGGCCAGGTGGTGCTGGTCGACCTGTTCTCGGCGCCGGTGTTCGACGACCGCCGGCTCTGGGCGGAGGACCGGCTGCACCTGTCCCCGGAGGGCCACCGCCGGGTCGCGCTGGCGGTGCTGGAGGCGCTCGGCCGCCCGGCGGACCGGGACTGGCGGGCGCCGCTGGCCGAGCCGGACACCCGCACCCGCGGCCGGAAGGCGCGCGAGGACGTCCGCTGGCTGGGCACCCACGTCGGCCCGTGGATCGGCCGCCGACTGCGCGGGCGCTCCTCCGGGGACGGCCGCCCGGCCAAGCGCCCGGACCTGCTGCCGTACGGGGGCTGA
- a CDS encoding cytochrome P450: MNAPQPEPHPSFHGCPVLDPTASAPHAEAAALRERGPAALVELPGGVRAWSVTRHAVIQALTTDPRVSRDYRRHWPGAAQVPEGWVLGSVAFQDSFFNQYGAEHRAARGRIAPTFLPRRAERMRPQVQETADRLVDELGALAPGERADLREALARPLTMTVICDLFGVPEKMRETLGELVDTVLDSSLDETAALAAQTELYGRLGELVEYKRARPASDLTSDLLLSDRPGEQPLTEHQLLGTLLTMIAAGFETAVNLITSAALELLTHPEESARLRAGAIGWADVIEETLRLDGPVMHLPLRYAVEDIDLGEGVLIRAGDPIIIGFAAAGRDPERHPDRPDAFDPSRPDKGHLAFGHGPHFCLGAPLARLEAEIALRTLFERLPDLALAEPGREPARLPSMIVSGPAALEVVPRPAA; the protein is encoded by the coding sequence ATGAACGCTCCGCAGCCCGAACCCCATCCGTCCTTCCACGGCTGTCCCGTGCTCGACCCGACGGCGAGCGCACCGCACGCCGAGGCCGCCGCGCTGCGGGAGCGGGGCCCCGCCGCGCTGGTCGAACTGCCGGGAGGCGTGCGGGCCTGGTCGGTGACCCGGCACGCGGTCATCCAGGCGCTGACCACCGATCCGCGGGTCTCCCGCGACTACCGCCGGCACTGGCCGGGGGCGGCGCAGGTGCCGGAGGGCTGGGTGCTGGGGTCGGTCGCGTTCCAGGACAGCTTCTTCAACCAGTACGGGGCCGAGCACCGCGCCGCGCGGGGCCGGATCGCGCCGACCTTCCTGCCGCGCCGGGCGGAGCGGATGCGCCCGCAGGTGCAGGAGACCGCCGACCGGCTGGTGGACGAACTCGGCGCGCTCGCCCCCGGGGAGCGCGCCGACCTGCGGGAGGCCCTGGCGCGGCCGCTGACGATGACGGTGATCTGCGACCTGTTCGGTGTCCCGGAGAAGATGCGCGAGACGCTGGGCGAGCTGGTCGACACGGTGCTGGACTCCTCCCTCGACGAGACCGCGGCGCTGGCCGCGCAGACCGAACTCTACGGACGCCTGGGCGAGTTGGTGGAGTACAAGCGGGCCCGTCCGGCGTCCGACCTGACCAGCGACCTGCTGCTGTCCGACCGTCCCGGCGAACAGCCGCTGACCGAGCACCAGTTGCTCGGCACGCTGCTGACGATGATCGCCGCCGGGTTCGAGACCGCCGTCAACCTGATCACCAGCGCGGCCCTCGAACTGCTCACCCACCCCGAGGAGTCGGCCCGGCTGCGGGCGGGCGCGATCGGCTGGGCGGACGTGATCGAGGAGACGCTGCGGCTGGACGGCCCGGTCATGCACCTCCCGCTGCGGTACGCGGTCGAGGACATCGACCTCGGCGAGGGCGTGCTGATCCGCGCGGGCGATCCGATCATCATCGGGTTCGCCGCCGCCGGACGCGACCCGGAGCGCCACCCCGACCGCCCGGACGCGTTCGACCCCTCCCGTCCCGACAAGGGCCACCTGGCGTTCGGCCACGGCCCGCACTTCTGCCTGGGCGCGCCGCTCGCCCGGCTGGAGGCCGAGATCGCGCTGCGCACGCTGTTCGAGCGGCTGCCCGACCTCGCGCTGGCCGAGCCCGGCCGGGAGCCCGCACGGCTGCCCTCGATGATCGTCAGCGGTCCGGCGGCGCTGGAGGTGGTGCCCCGCCCGGCGGCCTGA
- a CDS encoding family 1 encapsulin nanocompartment shell protein, giving the protein MNNLHRDLAPVSAAAWAEIEEEARRTFRLHVAGRRVVDLAGPDGPGLAAVGTGHLADIAAPANGIRARARESLQVVELRVPFTVTRAAVDDVERGSKDSDWDPVKDAARTIALAEDRAVFDGYQAAGITGIRDGSSNHPVALPADVREYPNAVSRALTALRLAGVGGPYSLLLGADTFTAVNETSDHGYPVHNPLARLLDGEIIWAPAVEGAVLLSARGGDFELHLGEDLSIGYLSHDDTTVHLYLQESLTFQLHTPEAAVTLTSA; this is encoded by the coding sequence GTGAACAACCTGCACCGCGACCTGGCGCCCGTCTCCGCCGCCGCCTGGGCCGAGATCGAGGAGGAGGCCCGGCGCACCTTCCGCCTGCACGTCGCCGGCCGCCGGGTGGTCGACCTGGCCGGCCCCGACGGCCCCGGACTCGCCGCCGTCGGCACCGGGCACCTCGCCGACATCGCCGCCCCCGCCAACGGCATCCGGGCCCGCGCCCGGGAGTCCCTCCAGGTCGTCGAGCTCCGCGTCCCCTTCACCGTCACCCGGGCCGCCGTCGACGACGTCGAGCGCGGCTCCAAGGACTCCGACTGGGACCCGGTCAAGGACGCCGCCCGCACCATCGCCCTCGCCGAGGACCGCGCCGTCTTCGACGGCTACCAGGCCGCGGGCATCACCGGCATCCGCGACGGCTCCTCCAACCACCCCGTCGCCCTCCCCGCCGACGTCCGCGAGTACCCCAACGCCGTCAGCCGCGCCCTCACCGCGCTGCGCCTGGCCGGTGTCGGCGGCCCCTACTCGCTGCTGCTCGGCGCCGACACCTTCACCGCCGTCAACGAGACCTCCGACCACGGCTACCCCGTCCACAACCCCCTCGCCCGCCTCCTCGACGGCGAGATCATCTGGGCCCCCGCCGTCGAGGGCGCCGTCCTGCTCTCCGCCCGCGGCGGCGACTTCGAACTCCACCTCGGCGAGGACCTCTCCATCGGCTACCTCTCCCACGACGACACCACCGTCCACCTCTACCTCCAGGAATCCCTCACCTTCCAGCTCCACACCCCGGAGGCGGCCGTCACCCTCACCTCCGCCTGA
- a CDS encoding Dyp-type peroxidase: MPQPQPVLATLTGAAVFLVLGIEDGGEQTVRDLLPDLGGLARSVGTRAPREEVSLVLGIGSDAWDRLFAGPRPADLHPFVELAGPRHLAPATPGDLLLHIRAERMDLCFELATLTSRRLGDRVTVLDETHGFRYFDCRDLIGFVDGTENPTGRDAAEAVLIGGEDPAFAGGSYVIVQKYLHDMAGWNAIGTEHQERVIGRTKLDNVELDDAAKPADSHVALNTVTGPDGEDRDIWRLNMPFGSFAEGGECGTYFIGYARDPGVTEEMLRNMFLGRGPAAHDRLLDFSTAVTGTFFHVPSADFLDDPPPAPGAPAPAAEAVPVPAVRDGSLHIGSLKRSTAP; encoded by the coding sequence ATGCCGCAGCCCCAACCGGTCCTCGCCACGCTGACCGGGGCCGCCGTGTTCCTGGTGCTCGGGATCGAGGACGGCGGCGAGCAGACCGTCCGCGACCTGCTGCCCGACCTCGGCGGCCTGGCCCGCAGCGTCGGCACCCGGGCCCCGCGCGAGGAGGTCAGCCTGGTGCTCGGCATCGGCTCCGACGCCTGGGACCGCCTGTTCGCCGGCCCCCGCCCGGCCGACCTGCACCCCTTCGTCGAACTCGCCGGCCCCCGGCACCTCGCCCCCGCCACCCCCGGCGACCTGCTGCTGCACATCCGCGCCGAACGCATGGACCTCTGCTTCGAACTGGCCACCCTGACCAGCCGCCGGCTCGGCGACCGGGTCACCGTGCTCGACGAGACGCACGGCTTCCGGTACTTCGACTGCCGCGACCTGATCGGCTTCGTCGACGGCACCGAGAACCCCACCGGACGGGACGCCGCCGAGGCCGTCCTGATCGGCGGCGAGGACCCGGCGTTCGCCGGCGGCAGCTACGTGATCGTGCAGAAGTACCTGCACGACATGGCGGGTTGGAACGCGATCGGCACCGAGCACCAGGAACGCGTGATCGGTCGCACCAAGCTCGACAACGTCGAACTCGACGACGCCGCCAAGCCCGCCGACTCGCACGTCGCGCTGAACACCGTCACCGGCCCGGACGGCGAGGACCGCGACATCTGGCGGCTGAACATGCCGTTCGGCTCCTTCGCCGAGGGCGGCGAGTGCGGCACCTACTTCATCGGGTACGCCCGCGACCCCGGGGTCACCGAGGAGATGCTGCGCAACATGTTCCTCGGCCGCGGCCCCGCCGCGCACGACCGGCTGCTGGACTTCTCCACCGCCGTCACCGGCACCTTCTTCCACGTCCCCAGCGCGGACTTCCTGGACGACCCGCCACCCGCCCCCGGCGCGCCCGCCCCGGCCGCCGAAGCCGTGCCCGTCCCGGCGGTCCGGGACGGCAGCCTCCACATCGGCAGCCTGAAAAGGAGCACCGCACCGTGA
- a CDS encoding MarR family winged helix-turn-helix transcriptional regulator encodes MAQREFGRLLQGLASEMNLLGHDFAAASGLHATDVQALLAVLRAADPPGITPGGLRAELGLTSGAVTAVLDRLERAGHVHRTRDEADRRQVHVHYHPDAARIAGEWFAPVAECTDRVRAEFAPEQVATVVRFLTRMTEELAELRLARRAE; translated from the coding sequence GTGGCGCAGCGGGAGTTCGGGCGCTTGTTGCAGGGGCTGGCCTCCGAGATGAACCTGCTGGGGCACGACTTCGCGGCGGCCTCGGGGCTGCACGCCACCGACGTCCAGGCGCTGCTGGCGGTGCTGCGGGCGGCCGACCCGCCCGGGATCACGCCCGGCGGGCTGCGGGCCGAACTCGGGCTGACCTCCGGCGCGGTGACCGCGGTGCTGGACCGGCTGGAGCGGGCCGGCCACGTCCACCGGACCAGGGACGAGGCGGACCGGCGCCAGGTGCACGTCCACTACCACCCGGACGCGGCCCGGATCGCCGGCGAGTGGTTCGCCCCCGTCGCCGAGTGCACCGACCGGGTGCGGGCCGAGTTCGCGCCGGAGCAGGTCGCCACCGTGGTCCGCTTCCTCACCCGGATGACCGAGGAACTGGCCGAACTGCGGCTGGCCAGACGGGCCGAGTAG
- a CDS encoding MerR family transcriptional regulator: MPEELPEVTASTGEVARRLGVSPTTVRSWERRYGIGPAERAEGRHRRWTVRDVAVLEAMCRLTARGTPPAEAARLAPALAGRPAEPAAVEAPAGQVRPEVRGLARAARRLDAPEVARLLHASVGRLGAVAAWTDVMTPALRAAGRSWAAGGGEHHVEVEHLLSWHVSSALRRIAEPPAAAAGPPVLLAAMPGEQHTLPLEAVAAALSERGLPFRIFGAALPVEALAAAVRRTGPAAVLLWSQTRATADPAPARAVAATAWGTRGARVRPALLAAGPGWQRATRPPGALLPRDLPGALDLLARALGS, encoded by the coding sequence GTGCCAGAAGAGCTGCCCGAAGTGACGGCGAGCACCGGGGAGGTCGCCCGGCGGCTCGGCGTGTCGCCGACCACCGTCCGCTCCTGGGAGCGCCGCTACGGCATCGGCCCGGCAGAACGGGCCGAGGGGCGGCACCGGCGCTGGACGGTGCGGGACGTGGCCGTGCTGGAGGCGATGTGCCGGCTCACCGCGCGCGGCACGCCGCCCGCCGAAGCCGCCCGGCTCGCCCCCGCGCTGGCCGGGCGGCCCGCCGAACCGGCCGCCGTCGAGGCCCCGGCCGGGCAGGTGCGGCCCGAGGTGCGCGGGCTGGCCCGGGCCGCCCGGCGGCTGGACGCGCCCGAGGTGGCCCGCCTGCTGCACGCCAGCGTCGGACGGCTGGGCGCCGTCGCCGCCTGGACGGACGTGATGACGCCCGCGCTGCGCGCCGCCGGACGCAGCTGGGCCGCCGGGGGCGGCGAACACCACGTCGAGGTCGAGCACCTGCTGTCCTGGCACGTCTCCAGCGCGCTGCGCCGGATCGCCGAACCCCCGGCGGCCGCGGCCGGACCGCCCGTGCTGCTGGCCGCGATGCCCGGCGAGCAGCACACCCTGCCGCTGGAGGCGGTGGCCGCCGCGCTCTCCGAACGCGGCCTGCCGTTCCGGATCTTCGGCGCCGCGCTGCCCGTCGAGGCGCTCGCCGCCGCCGTCCGGCGCACCGGCCCCGCCGCCGTCCTGCTCTGGTCGCAGACCCGCGCCACCGCCGACCCGGCCCCCGCCCGCGCCGTCGCCGCCACCGCCTGGGGCACCCGCGGCGCCCGGGTCCGTCCCGCCCTGCTCGCCGCGGGCCCGGGCTGGCAGCGGGCCACCCGCCCGCCCGGCGCCCTGCTCCCCCGGGACCTGCCGGGTGCGCTCGACCTGCTGGCGCGGGCGCTAGGGTCGTGA
- a CDS encoding LysR family transcriptional regulator → MALDVHTRDLRYFLAVAEELHFTRAAERLHVSQPALSRQVRALEQRLGTELFRRDRHRVTLTAAGHTLLPHAREVLDGWTRGADALAAAKAEQRSTLTVGMSTSPARGGLLPAVRSRLGATHPQVTTRLRQVSWDDPTAGLADGSTDVAFVWLPLPDPHRYDWTVVAEEPRRIALPAAHPLAARPAVDFADLLDEPFLALPPDAGPLRDHWLALDARAGRPPRIGAEVAGVEETYEALIAGLGVCLVADGNAPLIAHAGVTTRPVTGIGPSHYALAWRREDARHPLVRAYAEACRATVGG, encoded by the coding sequence ATGGCCCTGGACGTCCACACCCGCGACCTGCGCTACTTCCTCGCCGTGGCCGAGGAGTTGCACTTCACCCGCGCCGCCGAACGGCTGCACGTCTCCCAGCCCGCGCTCAGCAGACAGGTCCGGGCCCTCGAACAGCGGCTGGGCACCGAGCTGTTCCGCCGCGACCGGCACCGCGTCACCCTCACCGCCGCCGGCCACACCCTGCTCCCGCACGCCCGCGAGGTCCTCGACGGATGGACCCGCGGCGCGGACGCCCTGGCCGCCGCCAAGGCCGAACAGCGCAGCACCCTCACCGTCGGCATGAGCACCAGCCCCGCCCGCGGCGGACTGCTCCCCGCCGTCCGCTCCCGCCTCGGCGCCACCCATCCGCAGGTCACCACCCGGCTGCGCCAGGTCAGTTGGGACGACCCCACCGCGGGCCTGGCCGACGGCAGCACCGACGTCGCCTTCGTCTGGCTGCCGCTGCCCGACCCGCACCGCTACGACTGGACGGTCGTCGCCGAGGAACCCCGCCGGATCGCCCTCCCCGCCGCCCACCCGCTCGCCGCCCGCCCCGCGGTCGACTTCGCCGACCTGCTCGACGAACCCTTCCTCGCCCTCCCCCCGGACGCCGGCCCGCTGCGCGACCACTGGCTGGCCCTGGACGCCCGGGCCGGCCGCCCGCCCCGGATCGGCGCCGAGGTCGCCGGGGTCGAGGAGACCTACGAGGCCCTGATCGCCGGCCTCGGCGTCTGCCTGGTCGCCGACGGCAACGCCCCCCTCATCGCCCACGCCGGCGTCACCACCCGCCCCGTCACCGGCATCGGCCCCAGCCACTACGCCCTCGCCTGGCGCCGCGAGGACGCCCGCCACCCCCTCGTCCGCGCCTACGCGGAAGCCTGCCGCGCGACGGTGGGCGGGTAG
- a CDS encoding oxidoreductase → MNRVWLVTGAGSGFGRALTLAAVAAGDVVVGAARRPESLDDLVAAHPDQVEALGLDVTDTAAVGAAVERVVARHGRIDVLVNNAGRTHVGAVEETTDEELRALFDVHVFGPAALVRAVLPHMRERRAGAVVQMSSVGGQLSFAGFGAYSATKFALEGMSEALADEVREYGVRVLVVEPGAFRTSLFAASRAGVSADGGRYAAVAATRAAVAGGDGAQPGDPDKAAALILAALEAERPPLRLVLGEDAVDGVLGHLEQVREDVLAWEERSRATAFDA, encoded by the coding sequence GTGAACAGGGTGTGGCTGGTGACGGGTGCGGGCAGCGGTTTCGGACGGGCGCTGACGCTGGCGGCGGTGGCCGCGGGTGACGTGGTGGTGGGTGCGGCGCGGCGCCCGGAGTCCTTGGACGACCTGGTGGCCGCGCACCCGGACCAGGTGGAGGCGCTGGGCCTGGACGTCACGGACACCGCGGCGGTCGGGGCGGCGGTGGAGCGGGTGGTCGCCCGGCACGGGCGGATCGACGTGCTGGTGAACAACGCGGGCCGCACCCACGTCGGCGCGGTCGAGGAGACCACGGACGAGGAGCTGCGCGCCCTGTTCGACGTGCACGTCTTCGGGCCGGCGGCGCTGGTGCGGGCGGTGCTGCCGCACATGCGGGAGCGGCGTGCGGGCGCGGTCGTGCAGATGAGCAGCGTGGGCGGGCAGCTGTCCTTCGCGGGCTTCGGGGCGTACAGCGCGACGAAGTTCGCGCTGGAGGGGATGTCCGAGGCGCTCGCGGACGAGGTGCGCGAGTACGGCGTCAGGGTGCTCGTCGTGGAGCCGGGCGCGTTCCGGACCTCGCTGTTCGCGGCCTCCCGGGCCGGGGTGAGCGCGGACGGCGGCCGGTACGCGGCGGTGGCCGCGACCCGGGCGGCCGTGGCGGGCGGGGACGGCGCGCAGCCCGGCGACCCGGACAAGGCTGCGGCGCTGATCCTGGCCGCGCTGGAGGCGGAGCGGCCGCCGCTGCGGCTGGTGCTGGGCGAGGACGCGGTGGACGGCGTGCTGGGGCACCTGGAGCAGGTCCGGGAGGACGTGCTGGCCTGGGAGGAGCGGTCCAGGGCGACGGCCTTCGACGCCTGA
- a CDS encoding MMPL family transporter: protein MPTPAPSAPSTSPAPAPGPAPGRRLRFLLPLVLLLVWLALGGALGPFAGRLGEVSTNDGAAFLPRSAESTRVTRLEEEFRTESTLPVVLVWESGSGQVDDALRAEAGKALAAAAQVPGTTGQASPLLPSEDGRALEAVVQLRADLGPDTKESVRAIRDLADRVPGATAGVAGPAAVLADLSGAFAGIDGLLLGVALGVVLLILLLVYRAVLLPLLVILGAVFALATACAIVYALAQHGVVRVDGQVQGLLSILVIGAATDYGLLLSARFREELAAGLDRYAAARTALRRSVEPVAASGLTVGLGLLVLLLSDLTNNRALGPVGAIGIACAVLSALTFLPAVLALCGRAAFWPARPKADGTGGSHRVWQRVAELVGRRPRVLWVGSVAVLAALAACSPLLDARGVPQSELFTTAQPSVAAQRLLSAHFPGGSGNPAVIIARADRADAVTAAAAPVPGVAAVRPYTGGAPTAPPVVADGLVRLDATLTDPADSDAALAAVARLRTAVHAVDGADALVGGYSAQQADTRATARHDRTLIMPVVLLCILAVLVLLLRSVLAPVLLAATVALSYLATLGVSALVFPHVFGFSATEPSVPLYGFVFLVALGVDYNIFLMTRVREETAALGTRAGVLRGLTATGGVITSAGVVLAATFAALGVIPLAFLAQIAFIVAFGVLLDTLLVRSVLVPALVHDLGGRVWWPARRPD from the coding sequence ATGCCGACGCCCGCGCCATCCGCCCCGTCCACCTCCCCCGCGCCCGCCCCCGGCCCCGCGCCCGGGCGGCGGCTGCGCTTCCTGCTGCCGCTCGTCCTGCTGCTGGTCTGGCTGGCGCTCGGCGGCGCGCTCGGGCCGTTCGCCGGGCGGCTGGGCGAGGTGTCGACCAACGACGGCGCGGCGTTCCTGCCGCGCAGCGCCGAGTCGACCCGGGTCACCCGGCTGGAGGAGGAGTTCCGCACCGAGTCGACGCTGCCGGTGGTGCTGGTCTGGGAGTCCGGCTCCGGGCAGGTCGACGACGCGCTGCGGGCCGAGGCCGGGAAGGCGCTGGCCGCGGCCGCGCAGGTGCCCGGCACCACCGGGCAGGCCTCGCCGCTGCTGCCGTCCGAGGACGGGCGGGCGCTGGAGGCGGTGGTGCAGCTGCGCGCCGACCTCGGGCCGGACACCAAGGAGTCCGTCCGGGCGATCCGCGACCTGGCCGACCGGGTGCCCGGCGCCACCGCCGGGGTGGCCGGTCCGGCGGCGGTGCTGGCCGACCTGTCGGGGGCGTTCGCGGGCATCGACGGCCTGCTGCTCGGGGTGGCGCTCGGCGTGGTGCTGCTGATCCTGCTGCTGGTGTACCGGGCGGTGCTGCTGCCGCTGCTGGTGATCCTGGGCGCGGTGTTCGCCCTCGCCACGGCCTGCGCGATCGTGTACGCGCTGGCGCAGCACGGCGTGGTCCGGGTGGACGGGCAGGTGCAGGGGCTGCTGTCGATCCTGGTGATCGGCGCGGCCACCGACTACGGGCTGCTGCTGTCCGCCCGCTTCCGCGAGGAGCTCGCCGCCGGGCTGGACCGGTACGCCGCCGCCCGCACCGCGCTGCGCCGCTCGGTGGAGCCGGTCGCCGCCTCCGGCCTGACCGTGGGCCTGGGCCTGCTGGTGCTGCTGCTCTCCGACCTGACCAACAACCGGGCGCTCGGCCCGGTCGGCGCGATCGGCATCGCCTGCGCCGTGCTGTCCGCGCTGACCTTCCTGCCGGCGGTGCTGGCGCTGTGCGGCCGGGCCGCGTTCTGGCCGGCCCGGCCCAAGGCCGACGGCACCGGCGGCTCGCACCGGGTCTGGCAGCGGGTCGCCGAGCTGGTGGGCCGTCGGCCGCGGGTGCTGTGGGTGGGCTCGGTCGCGGTGCTGGCGGCGCTCGCGGCCTGCTCCCCGCTGCTGGACGCCCGGGGCGTGCCGCAGTCCGAGCTGTTCACCACGGCCCAGCCCTCGGTCGCCGCGCAGCGCCTGCTGTCCGCGCACTTCCCCGGCGGCTCCGGCAACCCGGCGGTGATCATCGCCCGCGCGGACCGCGCCGACGCGGTGACGGCCGCCGCCGCACCGGTGCCCGGCGTCGCCGCCGTCCGCCCGTACACCGGGGGCGCGCCCACCGCGCCGCCGGTCGTCGCGGACGGCCTGGTCCGGCTGGACGCCACGCTCACCGACCCGGCCGACAGCGACGCCGCGCTCGCCGCCGTCGCCCGGCTGCGCACCGCCGTGCACGCCGTGGACGGGGCCGACGCGCTGGTCGGCGGCTACTCGGCGCAGCAGGCCGACACCCGGGCCACCGCCCGGCACGACCGGACGCTGATCATGCCGGTGGTGCTGCTGTGCATCCTGGCGGTGCTGGTCCTGCTGCTGCGCTCGGTGCTGGCGCCGGTGCTGCTGGCGGCGACGGTCGCGCTCTCCTACCTGGCCACGCTGGGGGTCTCGGCGCTGGTGTTCCCGCACGTGTTCGGGTTCTCGGCGACCGAGCCGTCGGTGCCGCTGTACGGGTTCGTGTTCCTGGTCGCGCTGGGCGTGGACTACAACATCTTCCTGATGACCCGGGTCCGCGAGGAGACCGCGGCGCTCGGCACCCGGGCGGGCGTGCTGCGCGGCCTGACCGCGACCGGCGGCGTGATCACCTCCGCGGGCGTGGTCCTGGCCGCGACCTTCGCCGCGCTGGGCGTCATCCCGCTGGCCTTCCTGGCGCAGATCGCCTTCATCGTGGCCTTCGGCGTCCTGCTCGACACCCTGCTGGTGCGCTCCGTGCTCGTCCCGGCCCTGGTCCACGACCTCGGCGGCCGGGTCTGGTGGCCGGCCCGCAGGCCGGACTGA
- a CDS encoding sigma-70 family RNA polymerase sigma factor translates to MTAQACGGELVARVARGEPDAFETFYRQLLGPVGAVVRRVLRDRAQSEEVVQEVFLELWRTADRYRPERGSVHAWALTAAHHRAVDRVRAARAGAERERVAALREYRPAYDTVAAEAERRIEDRAVRAALAALTPAQREALALAYWGGCTQTRIAALLDAPLGTVKSRVRDGLRRMRVELG, encoded by the coding sequence GTGACGGCTCAAGCATGCGGCGGAGAACTGGTGGCCCGGGTCGCCCGGGGCGAACCGGACGCCTTCGAGACGTTCTACCGGCAACTCCTCGGCCCGGTCGGGGCGGTGGTGCGGCGGGTGCTGCGCGACCGGGCGCAGAGCGAGGAGGTCGTCCAGGAGGTGTTCCTGGAGCTGTGGCGCACCGCCGACCGCTACCGCCCCGAACGCGGCAGCGTGCACGCCTGGGCGCTGACCGCCGCCCACCACCGCGCCGTCGACCGGGTCCGCGCCGCGCGGGCCGGGGCCGAGCGCGAACGGGTGGCCGCGCTGCGCGAGTACCGGCCCGCGTACGACACCGTCGCCGCCGAGGCCGAGCGCCGCATCGAGGACCGCGCCGTCCGCGCCGCCCTCGCCGCCCTCACCCCCGCCCAGCGCGAGGCGCTCGCCCTCGCCTACTGGGGCGGCTGCACCCAGACCCGGATCGCCGCCCTGCTGGACGCGCCGCTGGGCACGGTGAAGAGCCGGGTGCGGGACGGCCTGCGCCGGATGCGGGTGGAGCTGGGCTGA
- a CDS encoding helix-turn-helix domain-containing protein yields the protein MPRRSYDQYCAVARALDAVGERWSLLIVRELLGGPRRYTDLHADLPGVSTDILATRLKQLEGEGLVERRRLERPANATVYELTPRGAELRPVVEALAHWGGPDLGEPRPTDAVREHWYTAARP from the coding sequence ATGCCACGCCGAAGCTACGACCAGTACTGCGCCGTCGCCCGCGCCCTGGACGCGGTGGGGGAGCGCTGGAGCCTCCTGATCGTCCGTGAACTCCTCGGCGGACCGCGCCGCTACACCGACCTGCACGCCGACCTGCCCGGCGTCTCCACCGACATCCTCGCCACCCGCCTCAAGCAACTGGAGGGCGAGGGCCTGGTGGAGCGCCGCCGCCTGGAGCGCCCCGCCAACGCCACCGTCTACGAACTCACCCCCCGCGGCGCCGAACTGCGCCCGGTGGTCGAGGCGCTCGCCCACTGGGGCGGCCCCGACCTGGGCGAGCCGCGCCCCACCGACGCCGTCCGCGAGCACTGGTACACCGCCGCCCGCCCCTGA